The DNA sequence CCTTCTCTCTATCTACAAACGCAATTCAAATTCTCACTCATCTCTccgtctctctttctctctcttcattcataTGGTGACCTCCTCCTCCCTCTTgatcttttattttcaatctagggttagggttagttttttttttttgttttttttgttaaatctaattttttcaTGATCTGATCGGCTGCTGTTTTTGATTGTTTGGTTTGGTTTAGGCACTTCCGAATCAGCAGACTGTTGATTACCCGAGCTTCAAGCTCGTCATCGTCGGTGACGGTGGCACaggtataattttgttttatctaaaaaatgttatgctatgtttggttggcCAGAAAGTGTTGGAATATTACGATTTTAAATATTGGATTCTTGACACTGTTTGGGAATCGGGTAATGGGAAAAATCTCTGTTTTTCTTACCGGATTACAGGGAAAGAAAGTAGTACAAGCTTAAAGGTTCAAACTTTGCTTGTGTGTGTGGTTTTTTAAATCAtgtactcatttttttttctcagcaaTCAGTGGAGGGTTATGAGGTTTCGAGATCTTTTTTTTAAACGTTGaactatttgaaaaaaaattcttatatcttATGTTATTATTGTTGTGATGtggaaaaatgaacaaattagtttttcattccCTGGGATACCCGATCagcatgaaaataaaattcaagattttcttttccacatTTTAGTAACAAGAAAGTGAGGATTTGGGGTTTAGatctgccttttttttttgtctatacTCTTCAAGGCTTTCAATTGAAATCTTGTTTATTCAACATCAATGTGATTTATCTCAATTGTACTGCTGCAGGGAAAACCACCTTTGTCAAGCGGCATCTTACTGGAGAGTTTGAGAAGAAATATGAGCGTAAGCTATTATGATTTGTTTGAATCCTTCCTTGTATGCTTCATGTTATTATCTATTGACATATATTTGAAATCTCTGTTTTGCAGCAACAATTGGTGTTGAAGTCCACCCATTGGACTTCTTCACAAATTGTGGGAAGATTAGGTTTTATTGCTGGGATACAGCTGGACAAGAGAAGTTTGGAGGGCTAAGAGATGGCTACTAGTAAGTTGTCGCCATCAAGTCTCGTTCTTGTGTTTTTTGGTTAATtgggaatttatggaattaacaAACTATATTTTGGAAGATATTCTGCCCCTTTGTTCTATTTATTCTTTCCTCTTTCCTTGGTTGGGAAAAGTTGTTTGAGGGTTTCAAGTAAAGAACTGGTCTACAATGATTTAGATTGGAAGTAGTTACCTTATGGCCGATGATAGTACGGAGTCCttacttatttttcaataagtGTTTATGACACTTGTATTAGTGAGTCTTGCAAAAGATACTACCTTTACCGGTGGAAGAACATGGCTGGAACATGTTTTGAAGTCATCTAAAATTCATCTTTAATACATGTCTTATTTGTTAGTTAACATTGCTTTTTCATATACATCATAATAATGGTATGTAAATTCCGTATATGCAGTATTCATGGGCAATGTGCCATAATAATGTTTGACGTCACTGCTCGATTGACCTACAAGAATGTTCCCACATGGCATAGGGATCTCTGCAGGTTCTTTTTTGTGTGCCCTTGTTTATTCATTATATTGTATCATATAGTAAGGATATTTCACTggtaaatttaaattgattttctgTCATAATGTCAGGGTGTGTGAGAATATCCCAATTGTTCTATGCGGAAATAAGGTTGATGTTAAGAACAGGCAGGTGAAAGCGAAGCAGGTCACATTTCACAGGAAGAAGAATCTTCAGTACTATGAGATTTCTGCAAAGAGCAACTACAACTTTGAGAAGCCTTTCTTGTATCTTGCCAGGAAGCTTGCTGGGTAATTGACAAATTGTTAAGAAGTCATTAATTTCCCTTTGTTATTTGTCCTGTTTCATTGTTCTACACTATGTAATTCTTTGTTATTTATGGTTAATCATTCACTACATGCTGCAGGGACGCAAACCTCCACTTTGTTGAGTCACCTGCTCTTGCTCCACCAGAAGTGCAAATTGACATGGCTGCACAACAACAGTAAGtgataacattattttatatattgatttgtGATACTTGTGATCATTGCACTCTCTTTGCAATATTTACCATATCCTTGCTTCTGTTGTTAGGTGTTTCGGAATAGAGTTCACTGTTCTTAGAATTACAAGAACATCTGTGATCAATTAAAACTAAATGTTTATATTCTTTTAAACTGAAGTGAGAAACCATTACCTCATTTTACTTAATGATGCCAATGCCAATGAAgtctttttagtttttccttATCTTATCTCTATTTCTATAGAATATATAATCATATAATTTAAGCTTTTAATCTCTACTGGCTCATATTTGTCTATAAACGACCTTGGTTCTGTAGTTCACAATTAGAATTCTGTAATTTATTCTGATTCACAATACTAGAAAGAGGTATTTGTATATTGAACAAAAGCTTACATGTAGTTAAATCAGATATTTGCCGTCAATTATTTGATTAGTCGGTAAGTTAGCACCCTGTGATGGATGTTTTCAGTGCTGTTTACATTGATTGTTATAGGGTAGTTGTGTATTGTGTATTCTTCGAATACAAATGTGATGGTacaaacatttatttatttgtttttctataatattaaattgattgAGAAAAAAAGGTTGTTTTTCAGAATTGATACAGGATTTTGATTATATGTGCAAACAATATTTGTGGAAGAACATATTTTGAATATACAAAGATGAGAAATCACATTGAACTGTATTTCCTCCAAGATAATTAGTTGTAACATTTGGTATTTTTTGCAGGCATGAAGCTGAATTAATGGCAGCTGCAGCACAGCCCCTtcctgatgatgatgatgatgcattTGATTAAGTGACTGTAGAGAAGCTTTATCCAAATTGATTCTTTCAGAAAGTTAGAAGTAGGTTTTGGTCCTGGGGAATTCTCTACAATGTATGCTGCCTGCTGCTGTTGCTTATTGTTTGGATTGGTTGGCCTTTGGTGGTTCAGAACACTGGGGAATAGTGCCTCTGCTTTGGTCCCTTAGAGTGTTGTGTTTTACAGATTGATATATAAGTATCTTTGCTTCTTTCATGTCCCTTCTACTTGGAGGGAaccatttgattaaaaaattttgctCTGATtatatttacctttttattttagcCAAATTTGTTCAAAGCTAAAAATTATGTTGCTACGAGTTACTTGACTAAAATCACCAAAAACACTTGGGAGAGGTTAATATTTCC is a window from the Vitis riparia cultivar Riparia Gloire de Montpellier isolate 1030 chromosome 9, EGFV_Vit.rip_1.0, whole genome shotgun sequence genome containing:
- the LOC117922712 gene encoding GTP-binding nuclear protein Ran-3-like is translated as MQSRQTKAKPQAHRFYLSTIKTLLSIYKRNSNSHSSLRLSFSLFIHMALPNQQTVDYPSFKLVIVGDGGTGKTTFVKRHLTGEFEKKYEPTIGVEVHPLDFFTNCGKIRFYCWDTAGQEKFGGLRDGYYIHGQCAIIMFDVTARLTYKNVPTWHRDLCRVCENIPIVLCGNKVDVKNRQVKAKQVTFHRKKNLQYYEISAKSNYNFEKPFLYLARKLAGDANLHFVESPALAPPEVQIDMAAQQQHEAELMAAAAQPLPDDDDDAFD